CAGCGCCAGCACGTTCTCGCGCATGGTGCCGTAGCGTACGGCGTTGGTGCCGCTGGCGCGGGTGGCGCACATGCCGCCAATGCTGGCGTCGGCACCGGGGTCGATGGGGAAGAACAGGCCCGTGTCCTTGATGGCCTCGTTCAAGGCCTTGCGCGTGATGCCGGGCTGCACGGTCACCGTGAGGTCTTCGGCGTGGATGCTCAGCACGCGGTTCATGCGGCTTACGTCGATGCTGATGCCGCCTTGCACGGCCAGCAAGTGGCCTTCTAGGGAGGAGCCTGCGCCGTAGGCAATCACGGGCACGTCGTGGTCGCTGGCCAGTTTGACGGCGTCTGCCACGTCCTGGGTGCTTTCCGCAAACACCACGGCGCTGGGGGGCGGCGCCTGCAGCGAGCCCTCGTCGCGCCCATGCTGCTCGCGCACGGCCTGGGCCAGCGAGCATTGCGCGCCAAAGCGGGCTTGCAGGGCGTCGATGAGTGCCTGGGGCACATCGCGCAGGGCAATGGCGGGCAGCAGGTGGGCGGCAGCGGTGGGGGCGTTCATGGGCGGGTCTCCTGGGTGGGCCAAAAAGAATACCACCGGCGCCCGCCGCCTGCCACCGATGGCTTGGGTGGCTTGGTTCTTAACTGACCAGCGAGTTCGCCAGCAGGGCGTTGCCGCCTTGCTCTTGCAGCGCACTGATGTTGGGGTACGAGCCACTGCTGCGCGGCACGACGATCAGCGTGACCACCGAGGTGCTGCCCAGCGTGATCTGGCTGGTGAAGTCAAACAGCACATTGCTCTGGTCGTCCTTGCTGGTCAGCCGCACGCGGTAAAGGCCTGACGACACCGAGACAAAGTCGCTGATGTCGCCGTATTCCGTGACGGTGGCGGTGGGGCTCAGCCCGCTCAAGCTGCTGGTGTTGGTGAGGTACAGGTCCAGGCCGCCCAGGCTTTCGCAGGCGTGGAACACGCGCACCTTGGTCTTGCTGCTGTCTGCGCTGCTGTTGGATTCGGCGAAGAACTTGAACTTGAGGCTGTTGGCCAGTGAGCCGTAGGCCAGCAAGCTGGTGTAGGTGTCTTCTTCGAGTGTGCGGGTTTCGGTGAGCTTGGCGCTGGAGCCTCCCGCGGCGTACAGCGCGATCTGGGTGCTGTCGGCTTCTACGGCATACCAGGCAGAGATGTTGCCCCCGTTGCTCAGCGAAGCGGCCACGCGCTCGCCTGCGGCGTAGAAGTCGGCCTGGGTGTAATCCACCGTGGCGTTGATGAAGCGCAGCTGGGCTTCGCTGCCCAGCCCGCCGCAGCCGGTCAGGGCCAGCGCGCTGCCCGCGCCCACAAGGCCCAGGGCCGATGCCAGCACGCTGCGGCGGGTGGGGGG
This Acidovorax sp. 106 DNA region includes the following protein-coding sequences:
- a CDS encoding DUF4397 domain-containing protein, translating into MSHRSPRSAFTAHLPPTRRSVLASALGLVGAGSALALTGCGGLGSEAQLRFINATVDYTQADFYAAGERVAASLSNGGNISAWYAVEADSTQIALYAAGGSSAKLTETRTLEEDTYTSLLAYGSLANSLKFKFFAESNSSADSSKTKVRVFHACESLGGLDLYLTNTSSLSGLSPTATVTEYGDISDFVSVSSGLYRVRLTSKDDQSNVLFDFTSQITLGSTSVVTLIVVPRSSGSYPNISALQEQGGNALLANSLVS